A genome region from Manis pentadactyla isolate mManPen7 chromosome 5, mManPen7.hap1, whole genome shotgun sequence includes the following:
- the TIGD2 gene encoding tigger transposable element-derived protein 2 — protein sequence MLGKRKRVVLTIKDKLDIIKKLEEGISFKKLSVVYGIGESTVRDIKKNKERIINYANGSDPTSGVSKRKSMKSSTYEELDRVMIEWFNQQKTDGIPVSGTICAKQAKFFFDALGMEGDFNASSGWLTRFKQRHGIPKAAGKGTKLKGDETAASEFCGNFQEFVERENLQPEQIYGADQTGLFWKCLPSRTLALETEQSTSGYRSSRERIIIMCCANATGLHKLNLCVVGKAKKPRAFKGADLSNLPVAYFSQKSAWMEHSVFRQWFEKYFVPQVQKHLKSKGLLEKAVLLLDFPPAHPNEELLSSDDGRIIVKHLPPNVTSLIQPMSQGVLATVKRYYRAGLLQKYMGEGIDPKMFWKNLTVLDAIYEVSRAWNMVKSSTITKAWKKLFPGNDENSGTNIDEGAMLAANLATVLQNTEDCEHVDIENLDQWFDSRSNDSSCRVLTDSEAAEDQAKPSEQKPSKKTRKAELNPEKYISHKAALEWTENLLDYLEQQDDMLLSDKLVLRRLRTIIRRKQKIQNNKSP from the coding sequence ATGTTGGGGAAACGTAAGCGTGTGGTGTTGACAATTAAGGACAAGCTTGACATTATTAAGAAACTTGAGGAAGGCATCTCTTTCAAAAAACTTTCTGTGGTGTATGGGATTGGTGAATCCACAGTTCGtgatattaaaaagaacaaagaaaggatAATAAACTATGCAAATGGTTCAGATCCTACAAGTGGGGTATCCAAACGTAAATCTATGAAGTCATCAACATATGAGGAACTTGATCGAGTAATGATAGAGTGGTTTAACCAACAGAAAACAGATGGGATTCCGGTGTCTGGAACAATCTGTGCAAAACAAGCAAAGTTCTTTTTTGATGCTCTGGGGATGGAAGGTGATTTTAATGCATCATCTGGCTGGCTAACTCGATTTAAGCAGCGCCATGGTATTCCAAAGGCTGCCGGTAaaggaacaaaattaaaaggagatGAAACTGCTGCTAGTGAATTTTGTGGTAACTTTCAGGAATTTGTTGAGAGAGAGAATCTACAACCGGAGCAAATTTATGGTGCTGATCAAACTGGATTGTTCTGGAAATGTTTACCTTCAAGGACATTGGCTCTTGAAACTGAGCAAAGTACTTCTGGTTATAGGTCAAGCAGAGAGAGAATCATTATTATGTGCTGTGCAAATGCCACAGGTTTACACAAACTTAATCTCTGTGTTGTGGGAAAAGCAAAAAAACCCCGTGCATTCAAAGGAGCTGACCTTTCAAACCTTCCTGTCGCTTATTTCAGTCAAAAAAGTGCATGGATGGAACATTCTGTTTTCAGACAGtggtttgaaaaatattttgtgccACAAGTACAGAAGCATTTGAAATCCAAGGGGCTTCTAGAAAAAGCAGTGCTTCTTTTGGATTTCCCCCCAGCACATCCAAATGAAGAATTGTTGAGTTCGGATGATGGCAGAATAATTGTGAAACATTTGCCACCAAATGTCACAAGTCTAATTCAGCCGATGAGCCAGGGGGTTCTAGCCACAGTAAAAAGATACTACCGAGCAGGACTTCTCCAGAAATACATGGGTGAAGGAATTGACCCAAAAATGTTTTGGAAGAACTTGACAGTATTAGATGCAATTTATGAAGTATCAAGAGCTTGGAACATGGTAAAATCAAGTACCATAACCAAAGCATGGAAAAAACTTTTCCCTGGCAATGACGAGAATTCTGGCACGAACATTGACGAAGGAGCCATGTTAGCAGCTAACTTAGCAACTGTTTTACAGAATACAGAAGACTGTGAACACGTTGACATTGAGAATCTTGATCAGTGGTTTGACTCTCGGAGTAATGACTCAAGCTGTCGAGTGCTAACTGACAGTGAAGCCGCTGAGGACCAGGCCAAGCCTTCTGAGCAAAAGCCTTCTAAAAAGACTAGAAAAGCAGAGCTGAATCCAGAGAAATATATTAGCCATAAAGCTGCTCTTGAATGGACGGAAAATTTGCTGGATTATCTAGAACAACAAGATGACATGCTTCTGTCTGATAAACTGGTATTACGGAGACTTCGAAcaataataagaagaaaacagaagattcAGAATAACAAGAGTCCTTAA